Part of the Oncorhynchus tshawytscha isolate Ot180627B unplaced genomic scaffold, Otsh_v2.0 Un_contig_11569_pilon_pilon, whole genome shotgun sequence genome, TGACATCTAACACTCCTACCGTCATCAGTGTCATGCTATCCAACAGTCTATGACATTAACACTCCTGCCGTCATCAGCGTCATGCTATCCAACAGTCTATGACATCTAACACTCCTACCGTCATCAGCGTCATGCTATCCAACAGTCTATGACATCTAACACTCCTACCGTCATCAGCGTCATGGTATCCAACACTCCTACAGTCATCAGCATCATGCTATCCAACAGTCTGACATCTAACACTCCTACCGTCATCAGCGTCATGCTATCCAACACTCCTACAGTCATCAGCATCATGCTATCCAACAGTCTATGACATCTAACACTCCTACCGTCATCAGTGTCATGCTATCCAACAGTCTATGACATTAACACTCCTGCCGTCATCAGCGTCATGCTATCCAACAGTCTATGACATCTAACACTCCTACCGTCATCAGTGTCATGCTATCCAACAGTCTATGATATATAACACTCCTACCGTCATCAGTGTCATGCTATCCAACAGTATATGACATCTAACACTCCTACCGTCATCAGCGTCATGCTATCCAACAGTCTATGACATCTAACACTCCTACCGTCATCAGCATCATGCTATCCAACAGTCTATGACATCTAACACTCCTACCGTCATCAGTGTCATGCTATCCAACAGTCTATGACATCTAACACTCCTACCGTCATCAGCGTCATGCTATCCAACAGTCTATGACATCTAACACTCCTACCGTCATCAGCGTCATGCTATCCAACAGTCTATGACATCTAACACTCCTACCGTCATCAGCGTCATGCTATCCAACAGTCTATGACATCTAACACTCCTACTGTCATCAGCGTCATGCTATCTAACACTCCTACCGTCATCAGCATCATGCTATCCAACAGTCTATGACATCTAACACTCCTACCGTCATCAGCGTCATGCTATCCAACAGTCTATGACATCTAACACTCCTACCGTCATCAGCGTCATGCTATCCAACAGTCTGACATCTAACACTCCTACCGTCATCAGTGTCATGCTATCCAACAGTCTATGACATCTAACACTCCTACCGTCATCAGCGTCATGCTATCTAACACTCCTACCGTCATCAGCATCATGCTATCCAACAGTCTATGACATCTAACACTCCTACTGTCATCAGCGTCATGCTATCTAACACTCCTGTCATCAGCATCATGCTATCCAACAGTCTATGACATCTAACACTCCTACCGTCATCAGCGTCATGCTATCCAACAGTCTGACATCTAACACTCCTACCGTCATCAGTGTCATGCTATCCAACAGTCTATGACATCTAACACTCCTACCGTCATCAGCGTCATGCTATCCAACAGTCTGACATCTAACACTCCTACCGTCATCAGCGTCATGCTATCTAACACTCCTACCGTCATCAGCGTCATGCTATCCAACAGTCTATGACATCTAACACTCCTTCTGCATGGTAGAGCAAGTAGATGTACAGTTTGATCACCAGATATTTGGTGTTATAATTTTATGAAGTTGCTTTTCTGTTGTTTAATCTATTTTTTAACCGAGACAGTATTGACGGAATCTTCTAGATTTTGTCTCATCGTAAGAAGTTCTCCTGTTATATTTACTGGATTCTATGTGCAGTATGTGATATATGTACATAGTATTTATTTTGTATAATACATTTAACAATTGTTAAATACCTGTAGTTAACATTGGATTCAGGTAGAATGAAAAGTGAACTAGGTTGCAGTGCAGTGTTTTTGTTCCTGGAGTCGTGTGATTGGTTGGTTTAGGCTGTGTGCCCACCATACCCATGAGACTGATGACTGATAATTTCCTCTCAACCCATTGGCTATCTGGCGCTGGAAGATATGACGTCAACCATAACACTACAACGTTGTAATGTTTCTGTATTTCTTACAGTTCTGTCCAATAGAAAGGTTGCCACTTATTGATTAGCATGTCATCTTGAGGATGATGGTCTAAACATCCTGTACAGATCCCATATACCAGGTTTGGTATACATTGTGTTCACCATTAAATGTATTATACCAGGTTTGGTATACATTGTGTTCACCATTAAATGTATTATTTGCCTGAACATGTTTCTACAGTATAAACAGTATCCACATAACCAGATAGTGTAGTTTGTGTAATGCAAGATATTTTAGATCCCACATGAGGCGTGTGGAGTCAGACTGAGGTAAGGTTTCACAGTTAAGGTAACATTAGGCAGAAATACAACGAAAGGTTTAGAGCTTAGAGGTGCAGAAAAAAAGGACCATTCTAACagccctctctttttctcacctctctgctttcctctccagGAAGTAAAAAGGTAATGTCTTTCTCAGAGCCTCTGCGTCCAGGAGGTGTAGTTTAAAAGCCTTGTGAAGGAGATTATGTTAAGCTGCAGGGGTGTTCATTTTAAAGGACATCCTTTATCTGATTCTGGCCGACAGACTGGATGGTCACAGTTCCAAACCAAACCCATCAGTCCTTCTCAAATCAGTGTTTAGCCTAAAGCTTTTAGAGGTGTGAAATGAGATGTTTCTCTTACCCAAACAACATACTCTTTGTCCTGGGAACACTTTACTAAAAGAGAAGGTCCAGAAGTCATATTtttactcccaatcacggccagttgagatacagcctggattcgaacacctctagcactgagatgcagagtaaCGCATTACCTCAAGGCCAGGCATATTCATTTCAATTTCTCCTAGTGTTTGTGTTCCCTAATTAGCGCTAGGAAATTAGCAAAGAGTTCATTGCATTGTCTACATTTCTAGTCGTATGCaaggaggacagaggacaaaCTGAAAATCTCTTTTGGATTAGCTAttcattattttgtttagtgttgtgtgttGCCTCACAAGTCGCTACTTTCTTACATACATTAGATGATTGAATAATTAAATGACTGAATGATGTGTGTACCATACCAGCAACATAGACATTTTAATTCATTTGGTGGAAACGTACAACAGACTCTTCCAAGACACCATATTTCTATTCCCATTGTGCGAGTGAAGGAAAACCCTGTACAGTAGCAATACTCTGTAGACACTAGATTAGTCTGAAAGTGTTAACTATATTAGACTAGATTCAATCCGTAGTGCTGAATTTGAGTGTTACAGCACGGTATAAATGTAAAGATTATTTCAGATTGAACTGagatatgcagcgtttaccgtgaatgcggaACATTGCCTTCGGAGCGATCACTCTTCAGCACCAAGGCCAGAAAAAGGGCCCTCAGTCAAAGGTAGCTAGGTGGTTTATTGGGTGTTTAAACACAGCTGTCAAAGGGATCTTCCTCAGTCAAGTCTTTATGATATCATCAGAGTCAACGTCAGATCGCAGCACTACTGTACGCAACCTACCTGTCTACTTCCAAGTACATAGttatatagcctggtcccagatctgtttgtgtccTCTTACCAACTTTGGCAGCACTAAcagaacaacacaaacagatctgggaccaggttaacaTAGTTAGGCATGTGTCTGAAGACAACAACCCATTAGAACTTCCTCTCCATGCTGGTGTGGTGAAGACAACGGCATAATGGGCAACGCTTTTCCTCCAAAACAATCCAGAGTGAACAAACAGAGGTCAGGGCACAAACAGTCTTTTGGATAGTGAGATACATCATTCTCACATGGTGATAACAAAATATAAAAACTAGTCCCCGTCTTCAAATGCACTTGACTGGCCTTGAAGTCTTTCCATGACGTCACTGTTAGCAGGTGCAGTGGTGAAAACAGTTCCAACAAACGTAGGTGTTCCCCTCAGGACGTGACGGATAACTGTGCAGGATCCAGAGGCCTCGATATGGAAACCTAGACGGCTCCACTCCTCCTCTTTGAGTAGTGGGTGGTTGGAGTGAGATCCAAAGAACTGTGGGACAAGACAAAGGAATGATGTGATGTGGTTGTCTTGAAGACTACATACTGTCTCCTGGAAAATATCTCAGATTGATGAAGCACAGTAAACAGTACATGAATATTACATATGTATTACACATTATATAGATATTTTGacataaacaattaataaacaaacaaaaacaggtaGGAGAACAACTCACAGCTGATCCTGATGAGGGGTCGATGAAGTCAGCCCAGAAGCCAGCTGTCCACAGAGCAAAGCAGATTTCCTTAGCACCACTAACAAACTGGGAAATAACAGAAAACATCTAGTATCTGTCAGTAGTCAAACTAACTGAAAACATCTAGTATCTGTCAGTAGTCAAACTAACTGAAAACATCTAGTATCTGTCAGTAGTCAAACTAACAGAAAACATCTAGTATCTGTCAGTAGTCAAActcactgaaaacatctagtatCTGCCAGTAGTCAAACTAACAGAAAACATCTAGTATCTGTCAGTAGTCAAACTCACTGAAATAACAGGAAACATCTAGTATCTGTCAGTAGTCAAACTCACTGAAATAACAGAAAACATCTAGTATCTGTCAGTAGTCAAACTAACTGAAAACATCTAGTATCTGTCAGTAGTCAAActcactgaaaacatctagtatCTGTCAGTAGTCAAACTAACTGAAAACATCTAATATCTGTCAGTAGTCAAACTAACTGAAAACATCTAGTATCTGTCAGTAGTCAAACTAACTGAAATAACAGAAAATATCTAGTATCTGTCAGTAGTCAAACTCACTGAGTTAACAGACAAGAAAACAGTTCACCAATAAAGGGGAGGTACAGAGTAAGACCTTCAATAAGTACGCAGGCCTACAACCCTAAAATGTGATGGCAGAATCATTTACTGAAATTAGTATCACTGAATCCATATCAATGGGAAACAACCAGTGGACATTCCAACTCACTTTGTGAAGAAGCTGTTCTCTGTCGATCACTTCTTTGTCGATCACCTCACATCTCGTGTGTTTCACCGTGACAACAGTGATGGCGCTGGCTGGGGCCGAGGGGAAATAGGATTCAAACTCTAACAGAGGAAATGAAGAGACGTGTTACACATTCAACTGCTAGCTAGCCAATAGGCCCACAGAAAAGTCAGCTATCACCCACTTGGACAACATTAGTGACGTTAGTCAATGCAGTTACTTCCCCTAGTGGACATGGCTGTGTGCAATATAAACTATCTGACGTGTGTGGGCtgcgggcctcccgggtggcgcagtggttaagggcgctgtactgcagcgccagctgtgccaccagagactctgggttcgcgcccaggctctgtcgcaaccagccgcgaccgggaggtccgtggcctagcaattggcctagcgtcgtccgggttagggagggcttggccggtagggatatccttgtctcatcacaactcctgtggcaggccaggtgcagtgcacggtgtttcctccgacacattggtgcggctggcttccgggttggatgcgcgctgtgttaagaagcagtgcggcttggttgggttgtgtatcggaggacgcatgactttcaaccttcgtctctcccgagcccgtaggGGAGTTGTAGCGAGATAGTAGCCACTAAACAATTTGATAccaagaaattggggagaaaaaggggaaaaGAAAAAAACCTGACATGAATAGTTAATGTTATGATAAGTATGACTACACCATGCTACCTCTCTTCAGCAGCTCAGGACAGGTCTGTATAGAACAGTCCACATTGGGCTGATCAAAGTAGTGCTCTGCCTTGCGGACGCTCCTCGATAACATGTGACCAATTTTGCCCTACAAAGAAAAAACACGTATTCAACATATAACTCTACCAGTATGAAACATAATAGAAATGTTTtaaattatataaatatatttttgaaatgtTTAAGAATAATatccatttttatttacaattgaATAAAGGACACGTTTCTTTTAGTTAAGGAGTTATTGTGAGTGACGTATTTACCTGAAACTCGCTGACAAACTGGGCCATTACAAACTCATGTCTCTCGTTGCTAGTAGCAGCAGTCAGAACATCAGGTACCGTCCTGTGGACTGGGCCTTTAATCCTCTGGTCTGCCATGCCTTCCAGGTGAAAGTCAAAGCCTGAGTTACCTGGCAACTGGAACCGCTGGTCCTGGGGGCCGAATGGTCCCATGTTCTCATCAGGCCATACTGTCCTAGGGCCtggtagggagaaagaggagtATATTACAATAATGTTAAATCTGTTTGAAAATGTATGTTCTGCCTAACAGTAGCTGTAGTTATGTAAAGTTTGAGATCATTTTCTCAATTAAATTTTTattgcatacagtgcattcgaaaagtattcagaccccataaCTTGTAACTAaccttttgttgtgttacagccttattctaaaattgattaaatagtttttttcccctcatcaatctacacacaataccccataatgacaaagcaaaaaaaacagaaatatcacatttataaaaagtattcagacccattactcagtactttgctaaagcacctttggcagcaattacagcctcgagtcttcttgggtatgacgctacaatcttggcacacctgtatatgggGAGTTTATCctattttctctgcagatcctctcaaggtctaTCGGgttgatggggagcgtcactgaacagctattttcaggtctctccagagatgttcgatcgggttcatgtccgggctctggctgggccactcaaggacattcagagacttgtcccgaagccactcctgcattgtcttgctgtgtgctaagggttgttgtcctgttggaaggtgaaacttcaccccagtttgaggtcctgagcgctctggagaaagttttcatcaaggatctctctgtacttttctccgttcatctttccctcaaaagTTTCCCAGTCCttaccactgaaaaacatccccacaggccaaatagttcaatcttggtttcatcagaaaggggaatcttgtttctcatggtcagagtcctttaggtgccttttgacaaactccaaacaCGCTGTCATGCACCTTTTACTTTGTCTCTGTCATGCACCTTTTACCTTTTactacaaacagtgcagctattccctccgcaaggctatcaaacaagctaagcgccagtacagagacaaagtagaatctcaattcaacggctcagacacaagaggtatgtggcagggtctacagtcaatcacggactacaggaagaaacccagcccagtcacggaccaggatgtcttgctcccaggcagactaaataacttttgcccgctttgaggacaatacagtgccactgacacggcctgcaacggaatcatgcggtctctccttcactgcagccgaagtgagtaagacatttaaacgtgttaaccctcgcaaggctgcaggcccagacggcatccccagccgcgccctcagagcatgcgcagaccagctggccggtgtgtttacggacatattcaaccaatccctataccagtctgctgttcccacatgcttcaagagggccaccattgttcctgttcccaagaaagctaaggtaactgagctaaacgactaccgcccgtagcactcacatccgtcatcatgaagtgctttgagagactagtcaaggaccatatcacctccaccctacctgacacccttgacccactccaatttgcttaccgcccaaataggtccacagacgatgcaatctcaaccacactgcacactgccctaacccatctggacaagaggaatacctatgtgagaatgctgttcatcgactacagctcggcattcaacaccatagtaccctccaagctcgtcatcaagctcgagaccctgggtctcggcccccgccctgtgcaactgggtactggacttcctgacgggccgccccaggtggtgagggtaggcaacaacatctcctccccgctgatcctcaacactggggccccacaagggtgcgttctgagccccctcctgtactccctgttcacccacgactgcgtggccacgcacgcctccaactcaatcatcaagtttgcggacgacacaacagtggtaggcttgattaccaacaacgacgagacggcctacagggaggaggtgagggccctcggagtgtggtgtcaggaaaataacctcacactcaacgtcaacaaaactaaggagatgattgtggacttcaggaaacagcagagggaacaccccccatccacatcgatggaacagtagtggagagggtagcaagttttaagttcctcggcatacacatcacagacaaactgaattggtccactcacacagacagcatcgtgaggaaggcgcagcagcgcctcttcaacctcaggaggctgaagaaattcggcttgtcaccaaaagcactcacaaacttctacagatgcacaatcgagagcatcctggcgggctgtatcaccgcctggtatggcaactgcaccgccctcaaccgtaaggctctcagagggtagtgaggtctgcacaacgcatcaccgggggcaaactacctgccctccaggacacctacaccacccgatgctacaggaaggccataaagatcatcaaggacatcaaccacccgagccactgcctgttcaccccgctgtcatccagaaggcgaggtcagtacaggtgcatcaaagctgggaccgagagactgaaaaacagcttctatctcaaggccatcagactgttaaacagccaccactaacattgagtggctactgccaacacactgtcaatgacactgactctactccagccactttaatcatgggaattgatgggaaattatgtaaatatatcactagccactttaaacaatgctaccttatataatgttacttaccctacattgttcatctcatatgcatacgttgatactgtactctatatcatcgactgcatccttatgtaatacatgtatcactagccactttaactatgccacttggtttacatacttatctcatatgtatatactgtactcgatatcatctactgtatcttgcctatgctgctctgtaccatcactcattcatatatccttatgtacatattctttatccccttacactgtgtataagacagtagtttttttttttttttttttttgggaattgttagttagattacttgctcgttattactgcattgtcggaactagaagcacaagcatttcgctacactcgcattaacatctgctaaccatgtgtatgtgacaaataaaatttgatttgatttgatttgatttgattgatttgcttccatctggccactctaccataaaggccatcaattgagtttaccacaggtggactccagacaagttgtagaaacatcaaggatgatcagtggaaacaggatgcacattagctcaatttcaagtctcatagaaaagggttgGAAAACTTacgtaaatatggtatttctgtttgaATCTTTTTAATTAATTTGCACCGAAAGAAtgtaacctgttttcactttgtcatgattgggtggtgtgtagagtaatgagggatttaaaatatataatacattttagaataagtctaacgtaacaaaatgtggaaaatgggaaggggtctgaatactttccgaactcACTGTAATTACAATTCATAACTCAAAACGCACAGGCCAAAATACGGTCACAGTTAGTCGAAAATAAACAAATGAACCAGTGTTGTGGTCGATATAGCAGTAGCCTACCTGAGTCTGAGTCCCCCCGTGACACGACAAAATAAGGCTCATCAGAACCAGCAGCTGAGAAGGTTCGTATCCAGCCCAACCTGAGTGCAGCTAGGGCCTGACGCCCTGACGACTGGGTCATCACCAGCCGGGCTCGGCCACACAGCACCTACACGGTTATTAATCAAATCAATCAGAGGAAAAGCGTCAAGCACCCTAGCTACAGTATTATAGCACAATACTATTACATTACCGTCTATTATGTGTTGTAATGTAAAGGTTTAGTACTTACACTAGTCATCCCGGTGGCCCTCTGTCACTAGTTTCACACCTGAAGATGTGGAAAGAAGATGAATACTACATGTGTGACTTTACATAATAGGACAGCTAATAAATCATGCAGCACAGACAGAATACAGCAGACAGTTGGGAAATATAATTGAATTGCTCAAACGTAAACTTGATATTGCAAGTTAGCTTGCACGGTTATATACTATGAGTGTTGTCTTAGCGATTGCGTCATATTGTTGTTTACTGCTATGCGTTTGACTATCTAGCAAGTTAAAAGGGACAAAAACAAGATGATACATACGAATTCGATACAGCTAACTAGTGTTGTTGTTGACAACTGGCAATGACAGACAGCCTGGCTATGCTGATTAGCTTGGTAGCTAAAAGAGCTGTGACATACAAGTCCAGTCTTGTTTGTTTTGATCGGCTGCACTCTCACTTCCCGTTCGCGACAGACGTAAGTTTGAGATGACAATTTCATAGTTTTCAAAGTTACATTTCAATGTAAACATACACCATTACAACACGATGATATGCGTTAAGTTCCTGAAATATTCGAGTGAATGTGTGCTGTTTATGTAAAGGAACATAATGTTCTTACCTAATCAGACGACTATGTACGCTGCAGCACGTCCGCACGTATGCGAGTTCACATGACTTGAGAACAGTATACGACGAGGGACAAACCGAGCAGTTTGATTGCATGTGTTATTAGAGGATGTCCGTCAGATGGCAGCATATCTACACGAATCAGGAAaagtcattaaaaaaatgtataatggaaAAAGCCCACCTAGGTCGACTGCTGTTCAATAAAATAACCTTGTTGAAATTGTGATAGCTATAATCACCAAAAAAGTAGTCTACTGATTACTAGACCTCTGTGCAGTAAGTAATATACTATTTGACAACTAAGGCATATCTTTTAGGGTATTGTAAATAATTATATTCAGCGACTCCATTCACCCGTCTCTCACTGAGCTGTAGGCTTGACCTCCCATAGAGATGTATTATTGCAGCCTCCCTCTTTATAATACATTATCATACAATCAGAAGGTATTTTCCTTTGCTGCCAATGATATAACCATACAGCCTACTCTATTGTGGACTGACCTTCCACCACCAGTAGACAGAGAGAAGCTGGATGTGAAGAGTCAATGTATTTTCCCCTGAGCAGACGCTTTCATCTAAACTGACTCAAAGTACCCTGAGTGCATACTGTACATTTATAGAATGTGTATGTGATCcatgtgggaattgaacccacaaccttgccATTGCTAGCACCACACTCTTACCAACTGAGCCCTGAGTTCTGAATCTGATGACCACGACAGAGCTGAGAGCTAGCTAAGGTCAGTTGGGACAAGGGGGGACATTCGACGAGGGTATTAACATAGCCTTTCAGAGAGCCTGTCACTGTCAGGTCCCCTGTGGCCGGGAGGGTTGACACACTGAGTGACACTTTCCCAGAGCTGAGAGGAAGTGGAGTGGGGAGTTATGGGACTTTTGCTCCAGGGCTTTAGCGCTGGAgaaggtctctctctttctcttccacctgtctttctctctctccctgtcccgttctctctctttctctgcgtgtgttcatgtgactggtgtgcttatcaatgtgtgtgtgagtctctctctctctctctctctctctctctctctctctctctctctctctctctctctctctctctctctctctctctctctctctctctctctctctctctctctctctctctctctctctctctctctctctctctctctctctcttatgtgcaGATGCAGTGGAATGGTTATGCAGGGAGGCATCTGGAGGACTCAGCCTGCCTGTCAGAGTGTTTCCCTGGGATACATAAAGAATAGTACAGCACCACTCTCAGCACCACTCCAAACACTACATTATATTGGCATGGCATGCACTCTGGAGTCTAGAGGGGTCCCACAGGGACAGGGCTGCTCTCTAACCAACAAACATGCAGAACACCTACTGAAGAACTTATATACAAGTTTTCAGGGGAGGGGCTAAAAATGATGCAATATAGGCAATTGCGCATATTCACTGTGACTCCATGAAAATTACATCAAGGTTTGATTCTCTGCTATTAATGATTTTCAAAAGTAATTTTTACTTCAGCACAAAGTGCTTCACAGTAGCTTTAGCAATGAGGTGGCCTTCGGAATCCTACGCAGACAAAGTTATGAGTCAGGCCGAAGGTTTATTGCTGTGCTGTCAAGCTGTCTGATAGGCCGTGCCAAGAATCAGCTATTTTCTTTCTATTGCCGATTTCATCCTCCTTGTGTGTTGTCATTAAACATTCCATCTTACTCTGGGGCATTGTATTCTGTTCATTCTATCTGCTTGAGGCAAATAACTCAAGTGATTTAGTTCCAGGGCAGAGAAATAGAACAGGCATAGCCACTCCATAGACATTTGACAGTAcactcatgggtacactcaatAGGGCCATAATGGTTGAAACGCTGCGGAACATTATAGACCTCTAGAATGTGTTGTGTTCTAAACTCCATCTGTCTTTGGAAACACGCAGAAACGTGGAGGATGATCAACCTTTTCACAGCACCACAGAGAAGGAGCAACTTGAGTGCTTTTACCCACCCCTTTACacaacctgttctctctctctctctctctctctctctctctctctctctctctctctctctctctctctctctctctctctctctctctctctctctctctctctctctctctctctctctctctctctctctctctctctctctctctctctctctctctctgtcgtgttgCAGCTAGCTACAGCTGACTGACTCAAACCATGTGTAATGTCTTGCCATCTGTCCCCTAACTTGCCCACTACCATCTCTGAATCCTGAGCTTTGCTTTCTCAGCTGGATGTGCCTGCTTCAGATGGAATGTTTACAACTCAGGGTT contains:
- the LOC112266293 gene encoding cobalamin trafficking protein CblD isoform X1 is translated as MTSVLCGRARLVMTQSSGRQALAALRLGWIRTFSAAGSDEPYFVVSRGDSDSGPRTVWPDENMGPFGPQDQRFQLPGNSGFDFHLEGMADQRIKGPVHRTVPDVLTAATSNERHEFVMAQFVSEFQGKIGHMLSRSVRKAEHYFDQPNVDCSIQTCPELLKREFESYFPSAPASAITVVTVKHTRCEVIDKEVIDREQLLHKMFSVISQFVSGAKEICFALWTAGFWADFIDPSSGSAFFGSHSNHPLLKEEEWSRLGFHIEASGSCTVIRHVLRGTPTFVGTVFTTAPANSDVMERLQGQSSAFEDGD
- the LOC112266293 gene encoding cobalamin trafficking protein CblD isoform X2, giving the protein MTSVLCGRARLVMTQSSGRQALAALRLGWIRTFSAAGSDEPYFVVSRGDSDSGPRTVWPDENMGPFGPQDQRFQLPGNSGFDFHLEGMADQRIKGPVHRTVPDVLTAATSNERHEFVMAQFVSEFQGKIGHMLSRSVRKAEHYFDQPNVDCSIQTCPELLKREFESYFPSAPASAITVVTVKHTRCEVIDKEVIDREQLLHKFVSGAKEICFALWTAGFWADFIDPSSGSAFFGSHSNHPLLKEEEWSRLGFHIEASGSCTVIRHVLRGTPTFVGTVFTTAPANSDVMERLQGQSSAFEDGD